The genomic DNA CAGCGCGTGGATCCCCACGCCGGGTGCGGGCCGGCGCAGCACCATCGCGATGCCGTCCCACCAGGGACGCCCACGGAAGGGGTCGGGCCGGCCGATCGCGCCGACCACGATCGCGAAGACGACCGTGGCCGCGCAGATCGCGAGCGCCTGCCAGGGCGGGGCCAGCCCCGCCGGCAGCGTCGCGGTCGCCCCCATCGCGAACAGGAAGAAGAACGGCCCCGCGGGGCGCAGGCGCACCGCGTCGGACAGGACGGAGCAGACGGTGGCGAAGACCACGCCGACGGCCACGAGCACCCACGGCGGCGCGTGATGGTGCGCGAGCGTGATCCCGAGCGCCTCCCCCGCGAGGAGCAGCCCACCGGCCTGCACCTGGTGCACGATCCGCGGCCGGCCCACCTCGCCGCGGCCGTACATGCCCGCGAACGCGCCGAACTCCGCGTAGATCAGCAGCTCGGGTCGGCCCCAGGCGATGAGTGCGAGGCCGGGGATGAGAAGGGCGATCGCGACGCGGAGCGCGTGGCCGCTGTCGCGCAGGTCGGGCCGGTAGCGCTCGGGGACGCGCACCTCCACCGGACGCCGCACGCGGGGTCAGGCGTAGGCGGCGAACACCGCGGCGAGGATCGCGCACACGGCGGCGCCGCTGACCGCGCCGGCGGCGAGGAGGGCGTTGGTCGTGTAGGTGGCGTCCGAGGCGGGGCGGCGGGGCGTGGAGATCACGCACGCGGCCACGACGCCCGCGAGCGCTGCCACCGCCAGTACCACCACTGCGATCCACGTCATCTTCGACTCCCTCCGGTCCCGCGAACACCACCTATTACGGTCGATTCGGCATCGACATCGGTGCGTGGACCATCATCGCACGCTCTGCTTTTCACGTCCCGATGCACCGATCGTTCTTCCCCCGTCACACCGTCCAGACCTGAGTTAGGGTGAAAATCGTGGTCCCGAATCAAGCAGTGATCTCGCCGTTGACCCAAGCCGCGATGTTCGTCGTGGTGACAGTCGGACCGGGCCGGGAGGACCACGTTCACGACGCGCTCGACAACCTCTCCGGGCTCACCCGCTCGGTCGGTTTCCGGTACCCGGACAAGCAGCTGTCGCTGACCACGTCCTTCGGCTCCGACGCCTGGGACCGCCTGTTCTCCGGCCCCAAACCGAAGGGCCTGCACCCGTTCGTCCCGCTCGACGGTCCGCGGCACAGCGCCCCGTCGACACCGGGCGACATCCTGTTCCACGTCAAGGCGAGCACGCTCGACATGTGCTTCGAGCTGTCGTGGCGCGTCCTCGACGCGCTCGGCGACGCGGTCACGGTGGTCGACGAGGTGCACGGCTTCCGCTTCTTCGACGACCGCGACCTGCTCGGCTTCGTCGACGGCACCGAGAACCCCGCGGGTGCGGCGGCCGTGGCCGCCACAGCGATCGGCGACGAGGACCCCGACTTCGCCGGCGGCAGCTACGTGCACGTGCAGAAGTATCTGCACGACATGGCGGCGTGGCGCGCGCTCTCGGTCGAGGAGCAGGAGCGGGTGATCGGCCGCACCAAGCTCGAGGACATCGAGATGGACGACGACGTGAAGCCGGAGAACGCCCACATCGCGCTCAACGTGATCGAGGACGAGAACGGCGAGCAACTGCAGATCGTGCGGCAGAACATGCCGTTCGGCGAGCTCGGCAAGGGCGAGTTCGGCACGTACTTCATCGGCTACTCGCGCGACCCCGGTGTCACCGAGCAGATGCTGCGCAACATGTTCCTCGGCGATCCGCCCGGCAACACGGACCGGATCCTCGACTTCTCGACGGCCCTCACCGGCTGTCTGTTCTTCACCCCGTCGGGCGACTGGCTCGACGGCCCGCCCGACCTCCCGACCGCCGGCGGCGCACCGTCGGCGGCACCGACCGGCACGACCCCACCCGCCCCCGCCGACGGTTCGCTCGGCATCGGCAGCCTGAAGGAAGGTACGTCATGAACAACCTGCACCGTCACCTCGCACCGGTCACCCCCGAGGCGTGGGAGGAGATCGAGACCGAGGCGTCGCGCACCTTCAAGCGCAACATCGCCGGCCGCCGCGTGGTCGACGTGACCGGCCCGGACGGCCCCGAGGCCGCGGCGGTCGGCACCGGCCGCCTCCTGCCCGTCGACGGCCCCGCCGAGGGCGTGCAGGCGCAGCTGCGTGAGAGCCGCCCGCTGGTGCGGCTGCGCGTGCCCTTCACCGTGACCCGCGACGCCGTCGATTCGGTGGAGCGCGGCGCGCAGGACGCGGACTGGGATCCGGTGAAGGCCGCGGCCAAGCAGCTCGCCTACGCCGAGGACCGCGCCGTCTTCGAGGGCTACGCCGCGGCGTCGATCGACGGCCTGCGCGCCTCCTCGTCGAACAAGGCCATCGCGCTGCCGAGCGATCCGATCGACGTTCCGGACGCCGTCGCGAGCGCGCTCGAGGACCTGCGGCTCGCCGGGGTCGACGGGCCGTACTCGGTGCTGCTCTCCGCCGACGTGTACACCTCGATCAGCGAGACCACCGACCACGGCTATCCGATCCGGGAGCAGCTCAAGCGGCTCGTGGACGGCGAGATCATCTGGGCGCCCGCGATCGACGGCGGCTTCGTGCTGACCACCCGCGGCGGCGATTACGAGCTGCGGCTGGGCACCGACGTCGAGATCGGCTACCTCAGCCACGACGCGGCGACGGTCCAGCTGTACCTGCAGGAGACCTTCACGTTCCTGGCCTACACCGCGGAGGCATCGGTCCCGCTCACCTCCTGATACCGCCGGAACCATCGGCCACCCCACCCGAATAACCGCAGAAAGGCTTTTCCATGAGTGAACTCGACGGCGTTTTCGACGACATCTTCCAGCGGTTCTTCGGGAACTCGGTGGGGCGGCCGTCGGTGCAGCGGGTCGACCTGAACCGCCTGCTCAACGATCAGGCGAAGAACCTGCTGGCCGAGGCCCAGGTCGCCGCGGCCGACTGGGGCAACAGCGAGATCACCCCCGAGCACCTGCTCTACGCGGCTGCCGTGAACGAGCCCACCCGCGAGATCATCGTGCGCGTCGGCCTCGATCCCGACCGCGTCGCCTCCGCGATGGAGGCCGCCGCGAAGGCCGGCGCGAATCCCGGCGGGGCCGACGGTGCGCCCTCGCTCAGCCCGGCGTCCCGCCGCGCGCTGCGCGTGGCCCAGCAGCAGGCGGCGCACTCCGGGCAGTCGTACGTCGGCCCGGAGCACATCCTGCTCGGCATCGCCGACAACCCGGACACCGTTGCAGCGCAGACCCTCGCGGGCGGCGGGATCTCCTCGGGCCAGTCGGTGCCGGGTAAGGGCGGCAAGCCCGGGAAGGGCGGCCAGCAGGCACCGGCCCCGCAGGGACCGAGCAGCACCCCGACGCTCGACGAGTACGGCCGTGACCTCACCGCCGAGGCCCGAGCGGGCAAGGTCGATCCGGTGGTCGGCCGCGCCGAGGAGATCGAGCAGACCATCGAGATCCTCTCCCGCCGCCGCAAGAACAATCCGGTCCTCATCGGCGATCCCGGTGTCGGCAAGACCGCGATCGTGGAGGGCCTGGCCCAGCGCATCGTCAACGACGACGTGCCGAAGACCCTCGCGGGCCGGCGGGTGATCGCGCTCGACCTGAGCTCGATGGTGGCGGGCAGCAAGTACCGCGGCGAGTTCGAGGAGCGGCTGACCAAGGTGCTCGACGAGGTGCGCGAGCACTCCGACGAGCTCGTCGTGTTCATCGACGAGCTGCACACGATCATCGGCGCGGGCGGCGGGGGCGACGGCTCCATGGACGCCGGCAACATGCTCAAGCCCGCGCTCGCGCGGGGCGAGCTGCACACCATCGGGGCCACCACGATCGACGAGTACCGCAAGTACATCGAGAAGGACGCCGCCCTCGAACGCCGGTTCCAGCCCGTGATGGTGAGTGAGCCGACCGTGGCGGACACCATCGAGATCCTGCGCGGCCTCATCGATGTCTACGAGGAGCACCACCAGGTGCACTACGACGACGACGCGCTCGTCGCCGCCGCCGAGCTCTCGGACCGGTACATCACCGACCGGTTCATGCCGGACAAGGCGATCGACCTCGTCGACCAGGCCGGCGCCCGGGTCCGGCTGCGCACCAAGACCTCCGATCAGGGGACCCGCACCGTCGAGGACGAGCTGGCGCGCCTGAACCGGGAGAAGGACAGCGCCGTCGCGGACGAGGATTACAAGACCGCCGACGAGCTCAAGGTCAAGATCGCCGAGGCCGAGGAGCGGTTGAAGACCATCTCCGCGGACGGTGAACCGAGCGACCCGGATGTGACCGTCACCGATATCGCCGAGGTGGTCTCGCGCCGCACCGGTATTCCGGTCGCCGATCTCACCTCGGAGGAGAAGGAGAAGCTGCTCCGCCTGGAGGACGATCTGCACGCGCGGGTGGTCGGGCAGGACGAGGCGGTCGTCGCCGTCTCCGAGGCGGTCCGCCGCGCGCGGGCCGGGCTCAAGGATCCGAGCCGACCGATCGGCTCGTTCCTGTTCCTCGGCCCCACCGGCGTCGGCAAGACCGAGCTCGCGAAGGCGCTGGCCGCCACCGTCTTCGGCGACGAGGACCGGCTGATCCGCTTCGACATGAGCGAATTCCAGGAGAAGCACACGGTCTCCCGGCTCGTCGGCGCTCCTCCCGGCTACGTGGGCTACGAGGAGGCCGGTCAGCTCACCGACAAGGTGCGGCGACAGCCCTACTCGGTGATCCTCTTCGACGAGATCGAGAAGGCCCACCCGGACGTCTTCAACATCCTGCTGCAACTGCTCGACGACGGCCGCGTGACCGACGCCCAGGGTCGCACCGTCGACTTCAAGAACACCATCGTGATCCTCACCAGCAACATCGGCGCGGACCTGATCCTCGAAGCACCGGAGGACGATTGGGAATCCGTGGTGCCGAAGGTCAAGGAGCGCCTGCACGCGCACTTCCGGCCCGAGTTCCTCAACCGCATCGACGACACGGTGATCTTCCACCGCCTCGACAAGCAGCAGATCCGCAACATCGTCGAGCTGATCCTGCAGAGCACGCGCGGGCTGCTGCGCGGCCAGGACGTGGAACTGGACGTGACGGAGAAGGCCGAGGACTGGCTCGCGGAGGAGGGTTTCCAGCCGCAGTTCGGCGCCCGGCCGCTGCGCCGCACGGTGCAGAAGGAGCTGGACAACCGCCTCTCCTCGATGCTGCTCAAGGGCGACATCGTGCCCGGCGACACGGTGCGCGTGGACGCCGACGACGACGGCCTCGTGCTGTCCGTGGTGGAGAAGCACGCCGACGGATCCGTGTCCGAGGGCTCCCTGCCCGCCGCCGACGGCACCGACGAGGCGGCCGCGTCGTCCGATTCCGAGAAGGAGAACGCATGAGCGACAAGAACACCCGAGAAGAAGAGATCGAGCACGAGCGCAAGCGCGCACAGGAGGAGCGCGACCGGCTCGAGCGTGAGGAACAGGAGCGACTGGAATGAGCGATCCGAACGAAACGGACCTGTCCGCCCTCGCGGAGACCCCCGAGGAGGCCGCCGCCGAGGCCCAGCAGGCGGAACTGGACGCGCGTGAGGCCGTGGGAGCGGACCTCGACGACGACGGCGAGAACGTGATCGCCGAGGAGGAGGGCATCTCCTAGCGCACCGCCCTCCGGGCGCCCCCGGCGGTCAGGCCGAGGAGGGGCCACCCGGAGGCCGGCGGGTCGTGCGACCACCGCCCGCCTCCTTGCTGCTGCGAAGGGCATCGTCCGCCGACTCGATGATCGCGTGGAAGAACCTGCTGCGGTCGTCGAAGGTCGACAGCACCGCGCGAGCGGGGAGATCCACCGACGCGATCCCCGCGCTGATCGACATCCGCTCACCGTTCGCCAGGGTGGGCAGCCTCTCCCGTACGGCGCCCAGGACCGCCTCCAATCCGGGGGCGCTCATGGGCGCGACGACGGCGAACTCGTCGCCGCCGATTCGGGCGACCAGCGCGTGCCGCGGCGCGGCTCGCTGCAGGGCGGTCGCCACCGCTTGGAGCGCGGCATCGCCGGCGAGATGTCCGTACGCGTCGTTGATGTGCTTGAACCGGTCGACGTCGATCATGCACACGGCGAGGCGTCGTTCATCCGACCGCAGCACCTCGTCGACCGCATCGCGGAAGCCGGTCCGGTTCAACAGGCCCGTCATCGCGTCGGTCGACGACGCCGTCAGGCTCGCCCTGATCAGCTGCTTGAGGTGCACCGTGTAGAGGTAGTTGAGGACGACGACGCCGCTGATCCCGAGGACGCTGACGGCGACCTGCGCGCCGACGGCGAGCGGGGTCGCGGCGTACACCTGGACGACGCGGACCCCCAGGTACACGATCACCGCGCTGGAGAAGACGAGGTGCATGGCCAGGGCGCGCGTCGCCAGGAAGTGCGCGGCGTAGGCGCCGACGGTCGCGAACAGCACCGTTCCGGCGAGCGCGGCGGCCGGACTGTTGTACAGCACCAGGATGCTCGTGACCGCGACGTCCGCGTAGAGGACGAACAGCGTGCTGATCCTTCTCCGCCGTGGGCACGGGCTCCACCACAGGGACGTCACCGGCAGCCGACTCACGGCGACGGCCGCCGGTATCCCGGTGCCGCACAGCAGGGCGAGGGTGATCGTGCGCGGGGTGGAGTCGCCCGCACCTTCGGGCGTGAAGATCATCACCGCCCCGAACATCCCGACGCACAGCGTGAATCCGGCGACGGCGTAGCGCCACACCACGTCGCTGATGACGGCATGGCGCCGCAGGCGGTTGAACGCGAGGCCCAAGTCGTCGCCGGCGCGGTCGGAGTGGACCCCAGTGATCTCCATGATGGGGCCGAGACTAGCAATAGCAAATAGATGGTAATGGCACGTAAAAGCGTTGATGGCCGCTCCGTGACGATCGCTCGCCGCGGGAAGGGCGCGCACCCGGCGGGGTGCTCGCGTCTGCGCCCGCGATCAGGCCCCGGCCGGGAGGGTGTCGCGGAAGAGCTGGATCACGTCGTCGAGTGCCTGCCGTGTGGGCTGCCCGGGCTCGTCGATGAGGTGCTCGGTGAGGACGGAGTGCGGCGGGGTCAGGGCGTCGGGATTGGCATCGGCGTCGTCGATCTCCACGGCGATGAAGCCGTCGCCGAGCTGCTCGCGGAGGAAGTCGAAGCGCTCACCCGGCACCATGCGGTCGCCCGTGAAGCGCAGGCCCATGACCTTGAGTCCCTGTTTGGCGCACCGCACCTTGACGGTGTCGAGGTCCTGCGGCGAGATGTCGATCGTGCGACCGGTGCCCGGGATGGGTCGGAACGGCAGCGAGGGCTGGCTGAGCACGGGCGCGAGCATCACGTCGTCGACGGCCATGCCGAGCGCGAACCCGCCGGTGAAGCACATCCCGACCGCGCCGACGCCCTTGCCGCCGCAGCGCACGTGCTCCTGGCGCGCCAGCGCACGGAGCCAGGTGACGACCGGGGAGGACTTCCCCGTGGCGAGGATCGTGAACTCGCGGCTCACACACAGCGAGCCCACCAGCTTCGCCATGCTCTTCGCCGTCCCCGCGTAGCCGATGGCCTTCGGGTTGGCGGCGTCCAGGCCGGGCGTTCCGAACAGGTGCGGCAGCACGGCCGTGAAACCGGCGTCCACCACCCTCCGGGCGAAGTCGAGCACCTTGGGGGTGATCCCGGGGATCTCGGCGATCACGATCACCGCCGGGCCCGAGCCCTTCCGGTACACGTCGTGGGTCACGCCGGCGTCGGTGAACGACTCCTTCGTGAAGTCGGCGAGGTTGGCAGCGGCTTCGGCTTTCAGGTCCACGCCACCATCGTGCCCCACCGTCCGCGGGAGCGCTGCTCGATGGGGTCAGCGCAGGCGCTGAGCGATCGCCTCCAGGGCCGGCCACGGATCGTCGCCGAGCGCCTGCACCGCGACGTGGTCGGCGCCCGCATCGAGGTGTGCGCGCACACCCGCGGCGATCGCGTCACCGTCCCCGTGCACGGCGAGTACGTCGATGAGGCGGTCACTGCCGGGGCGTTCGAGGTCGGCGTCGTCGAAGCCGAGCCGCCGCAGGTTGGCGACGTAGTTGCGGAGCCGGAGGTAGAAGTCGACGGTCTTCCTGCCGGTCTCGCGGCCGCGCGCGTCGTCCTCGTCGAGCACGACCTTCTGCTCGGGTGCGAGCAGCACCCCGGCGCCGAGGATCTCCCGCGCGCGGCGGGTGTGCTCGGGCGAGGTGAGGTAGGGGTGCGCGCCGGCCGTGCGGTCGGCGGCGAGCCGCAGCACCTTGGGGCCGAGCGCGGCGAGCACCGTCCGCTCCGCGGGCACGCCCTCCGCGGCGAGGACGTCGAGGTAGTCGACGAGCGCCTGGTACGGGGTGCGGTAGTCGGCGGTGGCCTCGCGGTGCCCGGCACCGATGCCGAGCACGAACCGGCCGGGGAACAGCTTCTCGATGCGATGGAAGGCAGCGGCCGCCGCGCGGGCGTCGTCCTGCCAGATGTTGAGGATGCCCGTCGCCACGACGAGGTTCCGCGTCGCCTCCAGCAGCGGGTCCACCACGGCGAGGTCGCCGCCGGGCGATCCGCCCAACCAGAGCGTGCCGTAGCCCAGTTCCTCGGCCCGCGTCGCGAAGGCACCGTCGACCTGCGTCGCGCCGCGCCAGATCCCCAACTCACCCACAGTCGTCATGGCCCGTGCAACGCCGCCCACCGCGCGATCCTTCCCGTCCGTCCGCGACGGATCAGATCACCGCGCGCGGCAGGGTGGGCCGGGCCGGCGCGTAGAACACGCCCGCCACCGCCCGGGCCGCGGCCCGGGCCACCGCGCGCACGTCGGCCTCGTCGCGCCAGGCGATGATGCGACCACCGTCGACCTCGAAGGTCCCCCGGACCTGGAACTGGACCCGCAGCGGCCCGTAGACGAGGGCCGTGACCCGCTCGGTCACGGCGACCGCGCAGGCGGTCTGCTCCGACGCCAGCAGCACGGCCTGCATCGCGACGCGAGTGCGGGCGTGCCAGCGGAAGTGGCGCGCGACCGCGGCGCGACCGCGCAGGGGGCGGCCGCCGGTGCGCCGGTACACGACGTCCTTGGCCAGCAGGTGCTCGGCGATGTCGTAGTCACCGCTGCCCAGGGCGTCGACGAAGCGCTCCGCGACGTCCTGCGGAGACCACAGCGGGGCGTTGTTCACGGGATCGATGGTGCCCATGTGGCGTGGACGCCGCGCGAACTGGACATGACGGATTGAAGAAGCTTCGATTTCGCTCCTGAGCGGGCCGTTCGGTAGACTCTGCGGCGACCTTCTCGGCGAGGGCGGCCCCGGGCCGCCGTGATCGACGCGAACGGCACTTCCTCCCGCGGAGTCCGCGTGGCGCAGTGCGGACCGCCTCGGCATCGCCGGGGCCGCTACACCGCACCGAAGGAGTCTCATGTCCGAGACCAACAAGCTCGTCGCCACCGTCCGCACCGAGTTCGGCAAGGGCGCCGCCCGGCGCGCCCGCCGCGACGGCCTCGTGCCCGTCGTCCTCTACGGCCACGGCACCGAGCCGCAGCACTTCACCGTCGTCGCGCGCGACTTCGCCGCGATCCTGCGTAAGGACGGCACGAACGCCGTGCTCAACCTGGAGGTCGACGGCAAGGAGCAGCTCGCGCTGACCAAGCAGGTCGTGGTCCACCCGCTGCGCAACTACATCGAGCACACCGACCTCCTCGTCATCAAGAAGGGCGAGAAGGTCACCGTCTCCGTGCCCGTCGTGATCGAGGGCGAGCCCGCCGGCGGCACCCAGGTGGCGCAGGACCTCAACGAGGTCGAGGTCGAGGCCGACGCGCTGAACATCCCCGAGCACATCGTGTTCAACGTCCACAACCTCGAGGCGGGCACGCAGATCACCGCCGGCCAGCTCGAGGTCCCCGCGGGCGCTTCGCTGGTCACCGACGCCGAGGCGCTGGTCATCAACATCACCGAGATCGCCGCGGTCAAGACCGATGAGGACGAGGCCGAGGCCGCCGACGAGGCTGCCGAGTAACTGCCATGACCGACCGGCCACTCATCGTCGTGGGGCTGGGCAACCCCGGCGAGAAGTACGCCGGGACCCGGCACAACATCGGCTTCGACGTGGTCGACGAGCTCGCTTCGCGCGCCCGCACCTCCTTCTCCCGGCACAAGAAGTCGGGGGCGGAGGTCGCGGGCGCGCGGCTCGTCGGCCGCCAGGTGTACCTGGCGAAGCCGCAGTCCTTCATGAACCTCTCCGGGCAGCCCACGGCTGCCCTGGCCCGGTTCTACTCGGTGGAACCCACCGACGTGATCGCCGTGCACGACGAGCTGGACATCGACTTCGGCCTGGTCCGGCTCAAGCGCGGCGGCGGCGAGGGCGGCCACAACGGGCTCCGTTCCCTCACGCAGCACCTGGGCACCAAGGACTACCTGCGGGTGCGCGCCGGGATCGGTCGGCCGCCGGGCCGTCAGGACCCCGCCGACTACGTGCTCAAGCCCTTCGCCAAGGCGGAGAAGCCCGAGGTGCCGCTGCTGGTCACGAACGCCGCGGACGCCGTCGAGCTGCTGATCCGCGACGGTCTCGAGCCCGCGCAGAACACGGTGCACGCCTGGTGATCACCTTCCGGCGGGTCACGCGCGCGGACTTCCCCCTCCTCGCGTCGTGGCTCGCCGAGCCGCACAACCGGCGCTGGTGGCACCACGAGACCTCCCCCGAGGCGATCGAGCGCGACTTCGGGCCGTCGGTCGACGGTGCCGAGCCCTCGCAGGACTGGCTCGGGCTGGAGGCCGGGAACGGAGCGGGCGGGCCCGCTCCCCGCGACGATGCCCGGACCCCCTTCGGCCTGATCCAGCGGCAGCGGTGGATCGACTACGCGGACGAGCCCGAGACCGCCGCGGTCGCGTCATTGGTGGACCTCGGCCCGGCCGATTACGGCATCGACTACCTGATCGGCTCCCCGGCGGCCACCGGGCGAGGCCTCGGCACGGCGATGATCGCGGCGATGTGCGAGGTGATCTTCACCGAGTTGGGCGGCGAGCGGGTCGTGGTCTCCGTCGCGGCCGGTAACCGCCGCTCCTGGCGGGCGCTGGAGCGGGCCGGCTTCACCCTGGTGGGTCACGCCGACATCCCGCCCGACAACCCCGTCGACCCGCCGGACCACGTGGTCTACGCCCTTTCGCGTCCCGCGTGACCGCGACGGGATCTACCTGCGGATACGGGTACACTGGCTCCCCGTGAGTTCCATTGCCGACGAGGTCTCCCGCCGCCGCACCTTCGCCATCATCAGCCACCCCGACGCGGGCAAGTCGACGATGACGGAGGCCCTGGCGCTGCACGCCCGGGTGATCAACGAGGCCGGCGCGATCCACGGCAAGGCCGGCCGCAAGTCGACCGTCTCCGACTGGATGGAGATGGAGAAGGCGCGCGGCATCTCCGTCAGTTCGACGGCGCTGCAGTTCAACTACACCTCGTCGGGCGCCGCCGAGGACGCCGAGCCGTCGGTGATCAACCTGGTGGACACCCCCGGCCACGCCGACTTCTCCGAGGACACCTATCGCGTGCTGACGGCCGTCGACGCGGCGGTCATGCTCATCGACGCCGCGAAGGGCCTGGAGCCGCAGACGCTCAAGCTCTTCCAGGTGTGCCGCCACCGCGGGATACCGGTCATCACGGTGATCAACAAGTGGGATCGGCCCGGCCGCACGCCGCTGGAGCTGCTCGACGAGATCTCCGAGCGCATCGGCCTCACGCCCACGCCGCTGTACTGGCCCGTCGGCATCGCGGGCGACTTCCGCGGACTGCGCGACGTGCGCAAGGACGAGTACGTGCACTTCACCCGCACCGCCGGCGGCGCGAAGATCGCTCCGGAGGAGCACCTTTCGACCGACGCCGCGCTCGACCGCGAGGGCGACGTGTGGGCCGAGGCGGTCGAGGAGACGGACCTCATGACCGAGATGGGCCAGAGCCACGACCAGGAGATGTTCCTCGCGGGCCAGACCTCGCCCGTGATCTTCACCTCGGCGATCCTCAATTTCGGTGTGCGGCAACTGTTGGAGGCCCTCGTCGAGCTCGCGCCCGCGCCGCACGCGCGAACCGCGATCGATGACACCGAGCGCGAGGTGACCGACCCGTTCAGCGCCGTCGTCTTCAAGGTGCAGGCGGGCATGGACGC from Tsukamurella paurometabola includes the following:
- a CDS encoding Dyp-type peroxidase, which produces MFVVVTVGPGREDHVHDALDNLSGLTRSVGFRYPDKQLSLTTSFGSDAWDRLFSGPKPKGLHPFVPLDGPRHSAPSTPGDILFHVKASTLDMCFELSWRVLDALGDAVTVVDEVHGFRFFDDRDLLGFVDGTENPAGAAAVAATAIGDEDPDFAGGSYVHVQKYLHDMAAWRALSVEEQERVIGRTKLEDIEMDDDVKPENAHIALNVIEDENGEQLQIVRQNMPFGELGKGEFGTYFIGYSRDPGVTEQMLRNMFLGDPPGNTDRILDFSTALTGCLFFTPSGDWLDGPPDLPTAGGAPSAAPTGTTPPAPADGSLGIGSLKEGTS
- a CDS encoding family 1 encapsulin nanocompartment shell protein, giving the protein MNNLHRHLAPVTPEAWEEIETEASRTFKRNIAGRRVVDVTGPDGPEAAAVGTGRLLPVDGPAEGVQAQLRESRPLVRLRVPFTVTRDAVDSVERGAQDADWDPVKAAAKQLAYAEDRAVFEGYAAASIDGLRASSSNKAIALPSDPIDVPDAVASALEDLRLAGVDGPYSVLLSADVYTSISETTDHGYPIREQLKRLVDGEIIWAPAIDGGFVLTTRGGDYELRLGTDVEIGYLSHDAATVQLYLQETFTFLAYTAEASVPLTS
- a CDS encoding ATP-dependent Clp protease ATP-binding subunit, yielding MSELDGVFDDIFQRFFGNSVGRPSVQRVDLNRLLNDQAKNLLAEAQVAAADWGNSEITPEHLLYAAAVNEPTREIIVRVGLDPDRVASAMEAAAKAGANPGGADGAPSLSPASRRALRVAQQQAAHSGQSYVGPEHILLGIADNPDTVAAQTLAGGGISSGQSVPGKGGKPGKGGQQAPAPQGPSSTPTLDEYGRDLTAEARAGKVDPVVGRAEEIEQTIEILSRRRKNNPVLIGDPGVGKTAIVEGLAQRIVNDDVPKTLAGRRVIALDLSSMVAGSKYRGEFEERLTKVLDEVREHSDELVVFIDELHTIIGAGGGGDGSMDAGNMLKPALARGELHTIGATTIDEYRKYIEKDAALERRFQPVMVSEPTVADTIEILRGLIDVYEEHHQVHYDDDALVAAAELSDRYITDRFMPDKAIDLVDQAGARVRLRTKTSDQGTRTVEDELARLNREKDSAVADEDYKTADELKVKIAEAEERLKTISADGEPSDPDVTVTDIAEVVSRRTGIPVADLTSEEKEKLLRLEDDLHARVVGQDEAVVAVSEAVRRARAGLKDPSRPIGSFLFLGPTGVGKTELAKALAATVFGDEDRLIRFDMSEFQEKHTVSRLVGAPPGYVGYEEAGQLTDKVRRQPYSVILFDEIEKAHPDVFNILLQLLDDGRVTDAQGRTVDFKNTIVILTSNIGADLILEAPEDDWESVVPKVKERLHAHFRPEFLNRIDDTVIFHRLDKQQIRNIVELILQSTRGLLRGQDVELDVTEKAEDWLAEEGFQPQFGARPLRRTVQKELDNRLSSMLLKGDIVPGDTVRVDADDDGLVLSVVEKHADGSVSEGSLPAADGTDEAAASSDSEKENA
- a CDS encoding GGDEF domain-containing protein, with amino-acid sequence MEITGVHSDRAGDDLGLAFNRLRRHAVISDVVWRYAVAGFTLCVGMFGAVMIFTPEGAGDSTPRTITLALLCGTGIPAAVAVSRLPVTSLWWSPCPRRRRISTLFVLYADVAVTSILVLYNSPAAALAGTVLFATVGAYAAHFLATRALAMHLVFSSAVIVYLGVRVVQVYAATPLAVGAQVAVSVLGISGVVVLNYLYTVHLKQLIRASLTASSTDAMTGLLNRTGFRDAVDEVLRSDERRLAVCMIDVDRFKHINDAYGHLAGDAALQAVATALQRAAPRHALVARIGGDEFAVVAPMSAPGLEAVLGAVRERLPTLANGERMSISAGIASVDLPARAVLSTFDDRSRFFHAIIESADDALRSSKEAGGGRTTRRPPGGPSSA
- a CDS encoding dienelactone hydrolase family protein — translated: MDLKAEAAANLADFTKESFTDAGVTHDVYRKGSGPAVIVIAEIPGITPKVLDFARRVVDAGFTAVLPHLFGTPGLDAANPKAIGYAGTAKSMAKLVGSLCVSREFTILATGKSSPVVTWLRALARQEHVRCGGKGVGAVGMCFTGGFALGMAVDDVMLAPVLSQPSLPFRPIPGTGRTIDISPQDLDTVKVRCAKQGLKVMGLRFTGDRMVPGERFDFLREQLGDGFIAVEIDDADANPDALTPPHSVLTEHLIDEPGQPTRQALDDVIQLFRDTLPAGA
- a CDS encoding LLM class F420-dependent oxidoreductase; translation: MTTVGELGIWRGATQVDGAFATRAEELGYGTLWLGGSPGGDLAVVDPLLEATRNLVVATGILNIWQDDARAAAAAFHRIEKLFPGRFVLGIGAGHREATADYRTPYQALVDYLDVLAAEGVPAERTVLAALGPKVLRLAADRTAGAHPYLTSPEHTRRAREILGAGVLLAPEQKVVLDEDDARGRETGRKTVDFYLRLRNYVANLRRLGFDDADLERPGSDRLIDVLAVHGDGDAIAAGVRAHLDAGADHVAVQALGDDPWPALEAIAQRLR
- a CDS encoding limonene-1,2-epoxide hydrolase family protein, which translates into the protein MNNAPLWSPQDVAERFVDALGSGDYDIAEHLLAKDVVYRRTGGRPLRGRAAVARHFRWHARTRVAMQAVLLASEQTACAVAVTERVTALVYGPLRVQFQVRGTFEVDGGRIIAWRDEADVRAVARAAARAVAGVFYAPARPTLPRAVI
- a CDS encoding 50S ribosomal protein L25/general stress protein Ctc, whose protein sequence is MSETNKLVATVRTEFGKGAARRARRDGLVPVVLYGHGTEPQHFTVVARDFAAILRKDGTNAVLNLEVDGKEQLALTKQVVVHPLRNYIEHTDLLVIKKGEKVTVSVPVVIEGEPAGGTQVAQDLNEVEVEADALNIPEHIVFNVHNLEAGTQITAGQLEVPAGASLVTDAEALVINITEIAAVKTDEDEAEAADEAAE
- the pth gene encoding aminoacyl-tRNA hydrolase, with protein sequence MTDRPLIVVGLGNPGEKYAGTRHNIGFDVVDELASRARTSFSRHKKSGAEVAGARLVGRQVYLAKPQSFMNLSGQPTAALARFYSVEPTDVIAVHDELDIDFGLVRLKRGGGEGGHNGLRSLTQHLGTKDYLRVRAGIGRPPGRQDPADYVLKPFAKAEKPEVPLLVTNAADAVELLIRDGLEPAQNTVHAW
- a CDS encoding GNAT family N-acetyltransferase, giving the protein MITFRRVTRADFPLLASWLAEPHNRRWWHHETSPEAIERDFGPSVDGAEPSQDWLGLEAGNGAGGPAPRDDARTPFGLIQRQRWIDYADEPETAAVASLVDLGPADYGIDYLIGSPAATGRGLGTAMIAAMCEVIFTELGGERVVVSVAAGNRRSWRALERAGFTLVGHADIPPDNPVDPPDHVVYALSRPA